A segment of the Gossypium hirsutum isolate 1008001.06 chromosome D10, Gossypium_hirsutum_v2.1, whole genome shotgun sequence genome:
GGACCATTTAAGTGACTAATTTAATCTTCTGAATTCGGATTTAACATCTAGGTTGGATTGGGGAGattacaaacacaaaaacaaAAGGCTACACAATTGGTTAAGCTAATTGATTCAGTTCATTTATATATTGATTAATTCAACTATGAACTTAAAAATTCTAGATTGAAGCACAAATGTGAGCGATTGTTATAAAAAAGATTGGAATTAAATGGGAACATATCGCAAGACAAAGATCTCCAAGTTAATTCGCCATCTAATTTATTCAAACATCTTTGATAAAACAAAATCAAGGACATTTGTTTTTGCCTTCCTTAGTTTTGATGTTGTTGTAGCATGGGCATTCCTCCCTATTCCCATAAAATCCCGAAGGAACACACAAACACCTCTGGCAGCAGTAATTGCAGAAGAACACGCATGGCTTCCTATGATGTGTTTTCGAACACCTATACTCGCATGCTTTGGGACAATCTGTGTATACAACAGGATTTTggttaaaaaatcattttactattcataaatatttcaaatcaatggACAAATCTATACATAattaagcttttatttaattattacaacgAAATTACTAGTAAATGGAACTTTGAACAATACTGCATTCTACCTTGGAGGCGAAGTGATCCTTCCTTGCCACCCTGTAGACATGGAACAACTACAATTAGCTTTTAAATGggtaaaaccctaaaaaaaagaagcttataaattaaaatttagcaaAAGGGAAGAAGTAGAGTACATTTGCTGTCTGAATGGAAAAAGTGAAAAGAATAAGGATGAGAAAGAAGGCAAAGGGAAGGCAAGAAAACGTAGCCATCTTAATATTTCTTTGTGTATGGTTTAGAAGTGTCCTCTTTATATACTCCCAAAACCTATTAACTAATATTTTCTAAATCTCCTTTTTTGGAAGAAGCAGTACAAAatcactttttctcattttaaatTTACATACTAATGCACATATGACAACTTTTGCCTCATTTCTCCGTTTTGGTATTTACACTAATTCATACCATTTTCCTTATCTATATTTCACCTCATTTGTACTTTCCttataattaacatttttaacaattttactcaattttgtttaaaattattttttcaaatgtttaatatatTGTACTTTATTTAAAGATGATTTTTTACCATATATATTCTACACATTGTATGCATATAATTATTTCGAATAAAAGTACTCACTATGCTTGTAAAGTGTAAGGGAAGTAATGtgttttgaataaaattataaaagttatgaAATCATTCCTCAATTCCTCACTTTCCTTTTCTATAATTAGATTAGGTTAAAGTATGCcataagtttttatatattttttttaaattcaaatttagttcttatgcttttatttctagaaatttagCTCTTTCACTTTTAAGATTTCCAAATTCAAGTCCAACTGTTACAAATGTTATCATTTTTTGTTAAACTTtttggtgtgacattttaaaataaaaagaaataacactcaccatgtaattaaaaaaataatgttgtaactaacctaattttaacaaaaaaatttaatagatgTAAAAGTTAGACctgtagagagactaaattcttaaatttaaaagtataaaaattaaattttaacttttacaaaCATATAAAAACTTATGGCATATGAGAAAAATACAATTTCCATAAAAGTATTTTCGTCGGAGAGGAAACTACAATTTTCAATAAatctatttaatcatataaaatattttaaaattaaaatataatttatcaaaatagtttttttaaacattaaaatttcattataagttcttattatatttgttctttttgatacaatacttagaactacccataacccTTCTCCAGCTCTTCAACACTGGCAACAATGCCAATGtcaatcaagttaagactcaatcagctTTGTCAAAATAGTTAAATGcatgatgtatatatattaaaaacttaaataaattacatgaCATTTATACGTTAACAAGAGGgaaaaaaatcatatgaaaaaAATCGTGACAGCTATTATTTCGTTGtgtcaaatatttttaatttcataaatataatagAATCATGAAAACTGATTCTTCAAAATTTAAACTTCCATGTCTTTttattaaataagtaattttgtgaaatatgAATTGCTGacgtattaattaaaatatattaaaatattttttcgttTCACTTAGAgttttataaaacaaatatataataacatattccATTCATTAGTTaggatatataatatattaaaatcattttaaaaattaaatagaaatttgtcaattaataaaaaaaaattaaaagatcttGGGTTGTTGTGTTGAAACCTATGGAAGCGTCGAAACATGCTAGTCTTTGATGAAGATTTTGTGGAGCTTGAATTTGTTTATTCAAGAATGCAACAACAATACACTTCTACGAGCGAGTCTCTAAGGGTAATTATAAGTGTTTATTCAAGAAGTATGCAATTGATAAGTTAGAGGAGCCATTCTCTCGGATGTTACAAGTTGAACATTGATGGCGCACGTAAACCAACTACGAATATGGTCGCTTGTGGAGGAGTTAGACAATATTGGAATGGGAAATAGATTGTTGGATTTTCTAGATTCATTGGCTCCTGTTCGGCATTGGAAGTGAAACTTTAGGGTGTTGTTGAAGGCCTTCGGCTTGCCTGGTGGAATGGATAGACAAGAGTTATTCTTGAATTGGATAACATTGTCGTTGTTAAATATGTTGACCAGCAGTGTAAGGTTGGGGAGCATAATTTGGGTCGAGAAGCTCGTACATTCATGGAGAAGGAATGGGAGGTGATTATACAACATGTCTACAGAGAAGACAATAAGTTTATTGATGGTTTAGTTTTGATGGTTTGGGGTCAACGGTTGCAACGTTTCGTCTTTTACTGTCCACCCGGTACGGTTTTTGATTTACTATATGTTGATACTCATGGTTTTGTAACACCGAGAATGGTGTCTGCTTaatatttgtttcattttccttttgataaaaaaaaagatagtaattattATTACTAAACGATATTTTGATAAactttatttatatgatataatttataaggtatttaattaaataatgaaattgaaagtaTTATTAGGTTCATATATTTGAGAACCTACGAATTGAAAAGTTGTAATAGTTAGAACATTTAGTTGGCTAAAAATGAATTCATTTTAGCTTTTTCTTAGCTAAAGATTCAGGTTTGCCCGTTCAACCCATTTGGTCTTCATCACAGTCTTGCTTCATCTTAATCTCTTCAATTAAATTTcgacttttgattttcttttactTGATGGACATtgtaataatttaattagttactatattcgaaaaaattaattaaatattgtgattaaacaaaaaaaaaagggggtttataaaaataatcagaaaaattcaaaatgatatGTTGTGAAATCAAAATTATGGGATAGTAATGATataaaagaaatttagagaatcccgtgttttatatttttgattgtaaatcaattaaaaaccttaaaaatataaatgtgaaTTAATTAAAAGGTTggaaattattttcaaatatattagtGATCTAAGTTTGGGAATTGAAGCATTAAATGCATAATTAACGCAATTTTATTAAGTATGAAAACTGTGGCATTTAATTCTCTGCTACACTCCTCAATAAGAGTTCCACAAAACTCCTCCAACCATAACACTCCAATTTGTGGTTGAGCCACCAATATTGCAGGTTAATACGCTACCAGTAGTTGTGATTACACAAGAGGATTGCAGATAAAAGCTGCCAATAAAGAAAATTATGGATAAACCACTAGTTCTTGCAGGTTAAAACACTACGAGTAGTTGTGATTACTCAATGTATTTGCAAATAAAAGTTGCTAGTAagtttgtggataaaccaccagtgtTTTCAGATTATTGAACTACCAATACTTCCATTGTTCAATCGTCCCACCCCATACATTACAGTATGTCACCTTGCAATAGTATCATGTAAAATAGTAATCATGCTCATCATGTTTTCAGTTCATCAGTAGCTTTAGTCATGCTTATCATGTACTCAATTTAGTAGTAGCAATATGCATGTATATCATGTAATAAGTATACAATAGTACAAGTAACAATAACAATTCAACCATGATTCAGTCAGAGTAGGCATGTAATAGTCATAAATCATGcatataaaatagtaatttagCCAATTAAATCACGAATTCCAGCATTATTCATAATATATCAGGGactcaattaaatgaaataaattactaaaacaaAACAGAGATCatgtagggactaatttgaacagTTTTCAAAAGTTTTGGACAGATTTCTAAAATAAGGGCACATGTCCGTGTGACTAGGTTGTGTGCAATgccttatgtaacaccccaaacccgatctaGACGTTATTGCCGAATCTGGAAGAATTACATttgtttgtttaaaaaaaaaacccaaaagttTAATTCTAGCTTTTGAAATcgtgaattttgaaaaaaaatcatttttagccAAAATACTCACGTGTTATTTTGGAAATTACACacataacttattcatttcaCAGAGAAAACCATTAGTTTGAACTTGTTTTAAAAAACTTTTGCTTCCAGAATGTGTTTCAAAAACATATGTGTGGCAAAACTCTTATGTATTTTGGTCAAATCTTTTGCTCGAAAACACTTAACTTACAGTAAAATCACTTAATAACTTATTTGGTTTCGAAGTGAAAAGTTTagagatttaattgaaaaaaaacgTGATCTCGATAACTAAAAATGTATAGTTCGCCAATTGGCATATTCTGAAACATTCGTTATAGATTTTCATAAAACCCATTTTGAATTTGCAGTGAAAAATCCTTagcttaatttaattttgaaaatcgaaattaattttgttaatttgtgTGATTTTGTGGTTTTCGTTAAAACACCTGAAAATcgacaaacaaaacaaaaaacaaaaatgaagttTAGAAACAAATTACAGTCCCAAAAGTCCAGAAAGACTAATAACGAAAACTATGATACTTAGTTAACTGAGAAACCAATTCGAGCTCTCACACGTCATTCAGTCCTAAGTCAAAATATTACCTGAAACATATTAAACAAGCGAGTGAGCTTGATGCTCAATGTATGACTTAACCCACATATAGAATTTTCTTATGAGTTTTGCATATACAATAATCAAATTGCAATTTTGTTTCATATTACATATCAAAGCATATCTTGTAACATATCAGAGCTTATCATATCACATAATTTTAGAAACATATATTCGAAtggaatttttataatattatattttagaaaCACATATATCATATAAGAATGTCATGTCAGACCGGAACATATGCAGACATAGATCCtacccccatctgctacacaccaactccgaccaaccaatcacaccaaataggactataagagtccatccatccaatcacaccaacATGTGGCGGTGTGCCATTTATAaatatgcagctgagctgccataTAGAAATTTGCGGTCTAACTGCCATATATTTGCAGTAAAAACTGCCATATAACATTTCCTTCATCATATCATAACCTACCCTAATTATACTTATTACAACTTATTTAATATACCTACTACTCTTACCCATATTTGTTTACTAAATCTTATGCTTTTCTAGGCCCACATAATGCTCATGGACGCAGTTTCCAAGTCCCTTAATCGGCCCCTAATCAGGACTCAAAATTGGCCTAAAAGGTCCACACGGCCCAAAAAGCTAGCCCGTGTAGTCCACATAGCTTCCCCACACGGGCTACAATATTCCACACGGTacacgacctacccacacgggcTACAAAATCACACACGATTGAGTGccccacatggcctacccacacagcTACAAAATCACACACGACCAGCCCACGCGGACGTGTGGTACATGCAATCTACCACATAGCCATGTGGCGTTAGGTAGTTTCGAAAACACCTCCTTTTCACATTTTTCTCGAGTTTCAAGTGATAAATTAGGTTAGTTTCACACACTTGATGTTATTTCTAATAAACTAGGCAACAACGCAATTCGAATCCTAAATACAACACCAAATTGGATTGATTAACTAACACAAGTGAACCCAATTTTACCATCCACTTCtaaaaaaaatccccaaaatcAATATACGAGCACTTTCTCTTAACAGAAATAACAACCCTAAACCACCTATTTTGTTGGAAAAATGTCATGCGACTCTCGAATTTCTTCTCATAGAACAGCATAACACAATCAATACATAAACAAATAATCAACCCATGCATTCACCCTTCATCCTTCAAAACAGACTAAGAATGATAAAAATTGCTCCCATAACAAGTAATGAAACACTTACCAGAAGACGAACACATGACAATGTAAAACATCCCAAAATAGAACACCGCAATGGAAAAATTAATTCTAGAAATTGTAGAAGAAAATTTGGAATAGAAGaatcaacaaaaagaaaaagaaagagaaagaaagaaagaaaatagaaaaatagaaaagatggGGAAGTGGGAAGTTGGACATGATATGGAGAGTGgggaaaattttgggaaataaatcttttaattaattaaaacttccttttattaaaaaaaatacccaTTACCTCCACTAAATCTAATTAGTTATCCTATTAGATTTTTCCCAGAGCTCAAAACGAAAAATAATTCCATTATGCACACACGATgatttgaacacaggacctcAAACACACATCCAGAGCttttaaccattgaagcagatcaATCCACTTGATAACGTTTTCACAATTATAACTCAAAATCAGGACgtgaccactcttggtttcacTAACCTAATTTTCTCTAAtctaatttttgggatgtgatacCTTAAGCCATGTGGAGGGGTTACATGgctgtgtggctaggccgtggAACAGATTGTGGACATGTGGGACATACAAAATTAGGCTTCAAGGGAGACACAATCGTGTGGGAGGCTGTGTGAGAATTGAATTTCCTAGGGTTTCAAGAGGAACATAGTCATGTAAGGGGGCTTTGTGGTCCACACGTGTGGcttacacacccgtgtgaccctattCCAAGGCATGGTTTGCCTTATTTTGCTcttaaaagaacacacaccttccATCAAGATTTTGAATGACGTCCCTCACGTTCAAATCTAGTTTGATGCACGTGTAGCAGGTCAttcaaacaacatttatacaAGAGTTAAAGGTTGGATTCGAGATTAATCAAGATTACCAAAATTTTTGACAAGATTCGTAAACGTCCATTAATTTGAGTGAAAAATTAACACTGAATGTAAATACTACGAGAATTTGGGATTATTTATCGGGTTTGAATTAAACTTATTGATTCTTGGCGAGGATTAAGAACGTTTTTTGATGGCGACTATGAAACCGATTAAAAATTGTCTTGAATTGAGAACAAATTTTGATTCAGGAAGCAAAGAAGATGTTCAACAACAAAATAAGGtgaaatatgatgaaaaagaaaagggaaataaagaaaagaaagagaaacaaAATTCTGGTTAGGattggaaaagaaagaaaatttagttCAATTAGTTTGATTAAATAACTAGGGTTTGAAACTCTAGGGGCAGTTTGGCAATTAACCCAACATTTGGTCAGAATTTGAGGGGGGAATTAAAGGAAATGGTGGTAAAGATGGGGTGATTCAAACTTGGGTATGCAATGGGGCGTGAGGCGTGTTACCATTGGGCTACTGCTCATTTCTTGCTAAGTTTTTACTCTAAATAATAGATATTCTAATGTGATTTCCATCTTAGgttgctgaaaataaaaagaacagaAATGGGAGAGGTGTGGATAAAATCTAAGACTTCTCAGATACTGAAGTGGTACCTAACCATCAAGCCTAGTTTACTTTTTggttatttatttctattaaccCTATATATTTTGGAAAGTTACAGTGTCGCTATTATAATGTTTCTTGATGTGTGATGATGATTGGTTTCGATTATAGGcatttcatttttttgaaattacGTTAAAAATTCACGGTTGAGATATCTAACCAAttataagttgaaatttttaaaaataaataaaacaaattttttttaaagaaatacaaaaaaaaaattgtaatatatattactaatttttttagaaaatacttgtcgaaacctttttggaaatcaacttttattttaaaacggAAATGGAGTAGCCACCAAtcatttttatgaggtgtgatcggatcaccttgtactttaattattttaataaaaggtttgatttataatgtttttcagtctacaaaatccagaaaatgagttcgggagtcagttacacacaaggaagggttaacaccctcgagacccccaaaattggtacctaattgattacttgatgtcttggtgttgagaattgaaaatttgaagagaatttaaaacacAATCCCTTTttgtattatgttattttattaaaatatcgccaactaaattaatttttttggaaaaaggcTTTATTTCGAATTAATCGAGAAGAAAAGATCGCGCCCTAGAAGTTGGCGCATGATGTCTCGAATCCTCGACAACAAGAATATTCGCCATTTGATTATTACCTAAATCTTGCTTTTCGTTATTTTAAGTAGGATATTCAATTACTTTGGTTTTAGGAAGATGCCATACTCCGTAAGTTAGGAGCACAACTCCTcgaattccaaaaataataaacattgcCTCGATTTTAAGTATTCCATATGTTATATAAAACAAAGATaacccttttttaaaattatatttattttttaacacaaaaaaaCGGATGAGTATGTTGTAATATAACACGTGAGATGatgatagcaaaataaaatgaaatagccATGTAGGTAAAAATGGAAGGACGATATTAGggtaataaataaaaagataaaacaaaataaaataaataaatgaacatgtTGATAAATGACGATAATAATGCGACgataataatgcaactataataGTAATAAGAAtatcaatttataataataatagcacaaatcatattataataaatagaataatgataataataatgataaaggtaaaataaaaatgtataaatgaGAGGAAACGTAAAAAAACATAAATCTAAATGCTAAAATAAATGGCATAGTAAATAAAAAGGCAAAATTatccaaattagggattaaattgaaatttaagcaaaaattagattataaatcgcaaaataaataaaggaaaagggaaaataaagactaaattgaaagtcTATTGAAATCTAATGtctgaattaaaaaaaagaacataaatgactaaattaaaatgcGATACAAAATTTTGAGGGCTCCAAAgaaattaatccaaaaatacaCGCATCATTCCTCGAGGGGTCAGCGGtctgaggactaaattgaaaatgaatcCAAATTGAGTGACATAATttctgaaaagaaaaaataatgaaattaggaccaaattaaaataactcAAAAGGTGGAAGGACTAAAGCCACAAATATCCCCTCCCTTAAAAAACACGGGGATCCTAGAGGTGGTTCAGGTCgcgtcaaaacgacgccgttttgggcgttTGAGGCCAAttccaaaacggcaccgttttggagtTCTATAAAagtgaaaattagaaaaaaaatcatttttaagctGTTTAAAAAAACTTCTTCAtcccttttttttctctaaaaaccCCCTTGAGTTCGGCCACTGGCCCGCGTCGTCTCCGGTGGCCGAAAAGAGAAAACAATGCCATTTTTagcctttttttatttaaaaaactccTTTTTTAAACCCTTTTAACCCCTTTCatttttaaaacccatttggaaacaacatatcgaaatcctataaaattttaagaaaccTTTCAGTTTCTCTCATCCAACAATACTGTCTTTTACCGGAGACAGTGGCCTTGGCCTCGTACGGCTAAGAGCAAGGCGGCACAGGTGAgcaaactttattttatttctattttcgcaaattaatataaataaaaactaccTTTTTTAatcttgttgttgtttttttcttttttatttctctctGTGTGTCTAAAAATACATTTCAAATCtagcttttatagccgattatatgtactttcttttttgttttattgtttctaCCATCTATTGTTTTTGCTACTGTTTCTatcctttttctttctattttgcaGGTGTATTCGGTCAACAGCAACGGTGGGAAGCGCACCTTTTCCATTTTGGTGTAATGGCGGCAGGGGCGCGTCAAGCCTCAGGTGGCGAGCACGCTGACGTGGGGCGCGGCGTAGAGGAGAGCTAGGGTTTTAATTTTTCTGAAAGAGTTTAGGTTTCTGGGCCACTAGGTCTCTCTTTGTATTTAGGTTTGTAAATTTTTGGGCTTTCGGGCATTGTAAATGGACTGCCATTATATAttccatttttgttgttttattactAGGCTCGGGCAAAATTGGGcttttacagctgcccctctttgctcgttgtcatgTAATAGGATGGAGTAAAGGCTTTAGGAAGGACCAATTTTGTCTGGTTTTCCCAAATCTCAATTTCTTTGGTGCTTCTTTTTCCCAAGTAACTGTATTCTAACCCACTGCAACTTAGGGGTATAGGAAATGTAGTTTCAAtctactctactacaacttcagtgagataagacttgtagcttcaatctgttccactataacttcagggagataagatttgtaacttgttactttaatctattccactacaactttagggaaataagactCGATGTGGTGGATTTAATCTGACCCACTACAatttcagaggtataggatttttcgcttcaatttgctccactgtaacttcagagagataagatttgtaccttcaatctgctccactgcaacttcagagagattagatttgtagctttaatctgctccactacaacttcagggagataagatttgcaacTTTAATTCGATCCACTACAATTTCAGGGATATGggatttgtagcttcatcttTCTCTACTGCATTTTTAAGGAGACAAGATTTGCTATATTCAATCCAACCCATTGTAACTTCAAGGGTATAGAAATTGTGGTTTCACTGATCTGTTACACTATTCtttagggaacatgacctgtagaattcATTTCATAGGTCTATATTTATGCCAAACAATTAGGATGTTATAATCAGAATAAATTAAATGCTCATAActagatgtatatgaatgatatttgcatgaatacaTAATGTcattttcgagaatgatcccctttTCAGTGCTTAGGTTGACATTGCTCATTGTTCGttaaggttctatcactgatgtgtTACCATGCTTTCTTGTTCAGATTTGGTATATTTGACAGGAAACCCGAAGAAGTAATCATAATTTAGACTATTCGTTCccaaatatttccaacccttagatttggttagttctaactagtggtcctagttcaggtccttgtactatttagaagcctTTCAGAGTAATATACAGAAATCCTTTCACTTaaatattattagtccattaatcattatttcaatgtaaaaaagcttgaaaaaggttgtaaCAATGGACAAGATTGAAATTTATTGGGAGGAAAGCTCAAAATGAATAGATTACTCAAAATAGCAAACGttgctaaaatacaaaatgagtaagatggaaataggtgccccaaatatcgcagcatgagcttttctacacaaacttcttgaggaccattttgagcctgatatgtgtttaggagatctagagtGCTTTATTGATGCCCCAATATGTAACGTTTCTCCTTATGAGTAGATACGACTACCATATATTCAATCTTCGCTAAATTTTAGCTACCCTTTCTtggttttcaactcaaaagccctttggtctcaatgcgccctttacgggttttcgccTTGTCCTCTTccccccttttctttttcatttttagatgaaatatttcttgactgaatctgaattcaaAGGATTAGGCAGGTTATTGCCATCCATTTCAGTCAAAATCAACGTTACCCAAGAAAATgatttctttaccacataaggtccttcccaatttggcatctatTTCCCTCTGAAGTTCTTTTGTATGGGTATGATCTTATTCTATACTAGGtttccctcatggaattctctagggtgaacctttttatcataagcttgcatcattcatttttggtacatctgaccatgacggatagctttcaACTCTTCTCTTCAATCAAGCTCAACTGATTATATTGAGATTGGATCCATTTTACTTCATCTAACTTCAATTATGATAAAACTTGGAGAGAAGGGATCTCGACTTCAATAGGAAAAACTGTCTCCATTCCATATACTaatgagaaaggtgttgccccggtggaggttttgacagacgttcgataagcataaagggaaaatggtaacttctcgtgccagtctttataagcCTTTGTTATGTTTCccacgatcttcttaatgtttttattggctacCTCAACTGCACCGTTCATTTTTGGGTGATATGGTGACaagttgtggtgtttgatcatgaattgactgcagacttccgatatcgtgctattgttcaaattcaatgcattgttagatatgatcctttctggcattccataCCAACATacgatctctttcttcaagaatttacTGTCTGCTAACTTCGTAACATTGGTGTAAGAAGCGACTTCCACCTACTTGGTAAAGtagtcgatgaccacaaagatgaatcaatgcccattggaagcttttggcgagatcagcctaatgacatccatgccccacatagagaaaggccatggaaaagtcataacatgaataggtgatggaggcacatgagttttgtctccataaattttgCACTTATGATATCTCTTAGCATAACTGATataatccccttcca
Coding sequences within it:
- the LOC121222202 gene encoding gibberellin-regulated protein 12 — encoded protein: MATFSCLPFAFFLILILFTFSIQTANGGKEGSLRLQDCPKACEYRCSKTHHRKPCVFFCNYCCQRCLCVPSGFYGNREECPCYNNIKTKEGKNKCP